TACATGAATCAGGCTTGTAAAAAAATATGTCATGAAAATAGGTACCAACAACTAGTAAACTTTGACTTTCACCTTTGAATTtatgtactattattatttcatccctctctctctctttttctctctctctcataaataAGTAAGTAACAAGTTTTATTGAGAAACGAAAATAACCTAATTTCGTTTCTCCAATCTCTTATttgtataaaaagaaaacaaaaagaatatgctcttcgttttttttttgtttttttttattttttttttatttcgtTATATTTGTATGTGAAAGAAAATATGAGTCATATTAGATTGATTCAACCTATCAAAGACTGGACAAAGATCATAAATATTTTAGCCCAATTTTGACCCAATCGAATTGAATTTGCTTGATTTGACCTATTTGTCATGGTTACATGtgcaaattttttagttttgaatcAAATACTAGCCCATATGGGTATGAATCAAGTGCACTCAAGGAAATCAACCCATAACATATTgacaccccccacccccccccaaatttttttaagtaataaaaattagttaaattacaaattgcacCCTTAAACttaatttgttcaaaatttaattaagttttATAACTTCTATTTTACTCGTACtctatttgtttttcaatgtagTCCTTGCATCCACTTCAATTAGAAAGATTTCAGTTGTGTCCCAAAATGAcgtaattttagtttttttttttttttttaaataaaaaatttacaaaacaatatcatttttagGATGCCTATCTGCACAATGTGATGGAATTAAACAAATAACTACattgaataaaagtaaagcTCATAGAACTAAAATGAATAAATCTAAAGTTCCAAGACTTTATTGAATTTCGAGTAAAGCtagaaaatcaatttattttgtgaggaatgtgtttgtaaaatatatggaaGTGTGAGATAAATAATATGAAggttaaatatagtaaatactTAAGATTATAGATTCTACTGGagtggttttttgttttatgtcatgggttatgttgctttctaagaagggagattttgtatgagaagtaaagaatgagatggagatgtgtttttgggtagcaaaatgatgaagtttcagaatattATAGTGTGAGAGAGATGGATAGTGTgtaatggtatggtataatagGTGTGATGTAGTAGTGCTATCTAAGAAGAGATATTTTTGTAAGGGAGATGGAGAAGTATGGAAGAGTTTAAAGATATATGCAGCAAAGTGAAGTTTCAGAATATTAGGGATAAGAGGGGGGATCCCCTTGGTGTGTggcttggtcctctttatatagaaCCAAGCACATAACTAGATTAGAACTAGTTGAAGGAAAATTCAGCAAATAAAGAAAAGTCTTTGACAAAGTAAGTGATTTCATTAGTGAGATTTTgtcttttagccaaaaaaagaaagttagagacttagggtccatttggatacagctgaaaactgaaaactgaaactgaaaactgaaaaatactgtagcaaaataatttttaaatgtgtgaatagtatcgtgggacccatttttaatgaaaaagttgctgaaaagtgaaatttgtgggttcgtgaacagtacacgatgtgctgtgattggctGAAACAAAttggaaaagtcaaaatttgcggttactgttcattgaacagtacatgaacagtaaccgcagcactcaaaaagctcaaaaacgcgtgaaaaaaaaaaagggaaaacgcaGACGTTGAGACGCAAACGCCCTCTTAATGGTGTTGTCACAGCTATTACAGCTGTTAGATGTCAAATGACATCATCCGAAATGAGATCTTTTACttggagagaaaatatttggcattaagTTCatggtttggctaaaaatggtaAGATAATCATTATGAGATCCTTCTATTTCTGGTACCACAGCTGGAGCCACTATAGAATGTGTTGGAGTTGTTGCAACTTCTGCAGAAGCTGTTTCTGCTTCTGCTCGAGCAGTTGTTGgtatttttggctaagtttctttttttgaaaaattatatgctcagtccatatataattttggtaagtaatagactagttggttgatatttgatgaagttttagagatgtaattatggtctttttgtattttaaccaaatcttggagagtaaggagagcattttaatgctagatatgagatattaatatatatttagtgatgtgcttggaattgatttagatgataataatataatttatatgaaatactataattacatttttaaacttatattatatgatgaacattaatttttatgtaaagagtatggggagttttatcattttaagtgttatgtgatatgagaAGTTTATCAAATGTTACTTATTGCACACTGACTCGTTAGAGTTCAGGGAATTGGGGAAGACATGCCAAGCAACTtgctttcctttatcaactttgaaccatAGAGTtttactgaacatacttcttggccctccaaaccacaactcccaaaattcccccgatgagactcatgagcttggatTATAAgccaaaaatgagatgatgtgcaatgagcttgaaccatgggctttgacgccttttgtgtaaatatgggctcttttgggctttaagTGAGGTTTTCCCAAAATCCATGATAATGTTGATGTGGTACAGGTCGCCAATGGAATGAAGTCATGTACtgtgaaaaatttgtcctcaacaaCTTGCTTTATGCATAATCTAGGAAAGATTTGACTAAGCCCCCATTGGCTCCTCCTTTTTAGCTGTTTTAGACTCTCAATTGGGTGGCTCACTTAAAGTGAGGGATAGTAGCTGTAGTTGGCCAATGAGAGCTAATTATgttttagagacaaaaatggGTTAGGGAAAAAACTTTGGGCCATAGACAGTGAGAGTAGAAGACCTCTTTTGGGGTGGaaattttgggtacaaaacctcCTCCATGAGCTTGAGATGCTATTAGCGTCCCTTGTCTACTTGATAGCACACTTGGGTTGGGCTTATGCAAAAGATTTCAAAGGAACCATCCCATTCCCTCCAAATTACACTCCCTCAGTTTCGCCAATATATTCACATAAGCTTGAGccatgtttaaaagaaaaaatatataatacaatACATGAATCAGGCTTGTAAAAAAATGTGTCATGAAAATAGATATCAACAACTAGTAAACTTTGACTTTCACCtttgaatttatgaattattattatttcatctctctctctcataaataagtaacaagttttattgagaaacaaaaataacctAATTTCGTTTCTCTAATCTCTTATTCgtatttaaagaaaacaaaaagaatatgctctttgtttttatttttatatttttatatttgtatgTGAAAGAAAATATGAGTCATATTAGATTGATTCAACCTATCAAAGACTGGACAAAGATCATAAATATTTTAGCCCAATTTTTACCCAATCGAGTTGAATTTGCTTGATTTGACCTATTTGTCATGGTTACATGtgcaaattttttagttttgaatcAAATACTAGCCCATATGGGTACGAATCAAGTGCACTCAAGGAAATCAACCCATAACATATTGActcccaccccccccccccacaaatttttttaagtaataaaaattagttaaattacaaattgcacCCTTAAACttaatttgttcaaaatttaattaagttttATAACTTCTATTTTACTCGTACtctatttgtttttcaatgtagTCCTTGCATCCACTTCAATTAGAGAGATTTCAGTTGTGTCCCAAAATGAcgtaattttagtttttttttttaaaataaaaaatttacaaaacaacaTCATTTTTAGGATACTTATCTGTACAATGTGATGGAATTAGACAAATAACTAcattgaataaaagtaaaactcaTAGAACTAAAATGAATAAATCTAAAGTTACAAGACTTTATTGCATTTTGAGTAAAGTTAGAAAATCAATTTATAATTGAGTAATActatatctataatattttcacaataacaAAGTTTAGATGACAATCTGTTATTAATTATCATCTAGACTTATCATTAACGTTactttttgtgatttgtgatttaAGATTTGCTGTAAAATTATTTGGTCTCtgcttaattttttattttttgataaaatgtctcaacctttataatttattaatttagccTAAAAAATACTGTTTAGAAAGGAGGGTGTTTTTGTAATTTCGGCCTCccctaaaattaaaattcccGGATGCCCCTTCTCGGGCCAATTGCGTTTTGCTTCAAGAGTCCGacttctccctctcttctctctccctctccgcTGCTCATCGGTGACACGGGTAAGTcagtttctctttctcttactCCTTCAATCATTTCTTTTCATGTTCTGCTTTTCAATTCTTGATAAGTAGGTGGGGCCAGAGTTTCATGTTTTTGCTGTGGATTTCCATTTAATCTTAGTTTGAAATTGTTTCTGTTCGGTTCCCTACGAAAAACTAACTAAAAGTTTGTGTCTTTAACTCTTCCCACTCAAAATACTAATGACCCACTTTGTGTTTTAGAGAAAACCTTACTTATTTCACTTTGTCAAAGCTGAATGTGCGACAAAGTTTCCAACTTTCGTTGCAAACGACTCAATTATCTTGATTGTAAACAACTCTGATTGTGCGTTATGTATCTTGAAAATGCTACTGTTATCGGCAGGATTGAGTTTGGGCTTCAATGGCTCAATTTGATTGTGACTATGCTGTATTATGTTTATGAGGATGCTGAGAGCCTTgattaatttgttttgaattgagATGATGTTAGTCTATctctttatataataataagttaGATGAAgttattttctcttttgattccttttaTCTAAAGCTGTCAACCCGAAATGATATACCCATATTGACTAGTattgaaatattaatatttagttAACCTTACCAAACTAAAACAGCTTCCAGTAGGTTTTTCACAAGAACGAATTATCGTATTGACCGCTAAACCAGTACAAAAACTTTCCCATGAAACATATCAGATAAAATACTGGCCTGTATGGCTGTATGCCAGCATTTCTGGGGTCATTCATGTGTTTCGGTAGTGATATTTTGGACAGTACAcaaacaaaaagggaaaaataggGGTTATAAAATATGCATGCTATTAAGCATAATGTATTGTGCTAATGCATCGGGGCTAATATATTGGGTTTATAAAATATGTGGATTTAAATTTCTCCAAAAAGGCACTGCTTGCAGCTCGAAAGGTTCAGAAACTCCCCTCAGTTCACTCATTGATTTCCACCCCTCCCCCTCTCCCTACCTCTCCCTAAACAGATTTTCTTCAATATCTCCACTCTGCCTCATTAGTACTTCAATGGCAATCACTAGTTTctctcataaaatatttttggttctGCTCTGGTTGTGTTGCTTTTCATGTGTGTCTGTATCTTGTTGTGTGTTTGGTGATGATAGCTTTAACAAGGAAGTGTGAAATTTCACAGATGTGTATACTGAAGTTTCTTGCAGCTCCCAATGaattcttattacttatcaaaagcAAGTTTCTGTGCTACcaatttgtgtgattttttttttttttgcttgatggGAAAATAGAGGAAAACAAAGTGAAGACTGaaatttgactcttttttttatattatttttctatgtcCTAAGTTATTTTTGCTCAATGGACAGTGGAAAAGTTGACTCAAGTACAGTGGATTGAGTTTTGGTTACTTGATCCTAAAATGGAACATTCACATTGAATTTTTGAATTCCTTCTAGGCCTTTTTAAGCTAACAAGCAGGCTTCTATAGTTTCTGCTTTGTTTTATGTATCACGACCATTCTAGATGTCATGTAAACTGTAACTACTCTgctatttctttgtttcttaactcTTAAGTGCTTCCAAGTCCAGCATTTGTTTTCTGGTTGAGACAGTATAGGCTGTAATAATGACAAAAGCAAGTAAGGGGAGAGAGAGGTGAACAATGGGAAATGGATGGGGTAGTAATTATGCTGGACCAAGCACCACCTGTCCAAAACACTGCTCAAGGAGTCATGATCTATTCTATTCTTTATTCAAGCacttacaaaaagaaaaaaaaaaatttatcctaaCAATAATTACCAAataagttttctatttcttgtctttgaatttgttttggACTTTTCAAAGCACAAGAAAGCAGCTTTTTGTTGTTATTCTTAAAagcaagtttttgaaaatagaaaacggCACTTTCCAAACATAGCCTTAGGTTTTGATGGAGCATTTTAGCCTCCTTTGAAAATTgttatatttaaaatgtttgtCTTTTTAAAAGTGACATTTACTTCTCGAAGAAATGTATAGTTGGTTGCAAGAATGCCAAGAATGGAACATTCGCTAGACCAAAATTTAATACCTTAATCCTCGgaatttaatatcttttttagGAAGACTCTTCAACCTATTATCTATTTATTGCTTGAAACATGAATGAGAGGACTGTGCATGTTTACTCTTTATGAAGTGGGTTTAGTGATGGGTCTATAAGGTCAAACTGTTGTTACTTGTTAGATGCATAATACCTGGTTTCTGTGATTAGTAACTTATAAAATTCTTTGATGCACCCCATTGGTCATTTATTTCTAGCATTGCATGATAATAAATGGGTAGTTGAAGTCAATTTATTGCTTGAAAACCACTAAGAAAAGAAATGATTGAAGCTGGGAATGGGCAAAGTGTTTATAATTGTTTCAAACATAAGCAACATGAAGATCCGAATCcaatgtttttctctttagTGCAAATAGACTAAGATAATATAATGGCAAATCTCTTTTGGAGGGATGGTAGATCAAAATGCTCCACAACACCTTACTGGACTCTACAGTAATCATGATTTATTTGAAAGATTCAACATATGcttttgtgcttttgttttgttccATAAAATtgtgtcattatttttttcttatttttatctatGCAGGACTCTACCATATCAAACTTAGAGAGAATACAGCCACGGAAGGATGCTTCAAGATTTTGAAGTATTCTGAATAGTTTTGGATGTTTTTATTGGACAGTTTTTTTGTAGAAGCTTTTTAGACAGTTGTACTTTTTGGGTAATTGTTGTTTTGCAACCCATTTGCTGATGTGATCATTTTGTACACGTGTCGATCAACCATTGGTGTATAGAACCAAATAAGGAAGCTGATGTGGTAAGCCTGCTGCAAGAGATACTTTCTCCTACCCAAGTaccaatattaatattattttgcaGTGGAAACTGGAAAACGCTAAGCTCAGATTCGATGGCGTGTAACCCCTCAAACTGCCAATCAAATTGCTatggaaatgaagaaaaagcaGAGGTAGTAGTAGGAGAAGAATATGTCTCAGccaatcagaatcagaatctGTGTATAAAATGCAAGACCAAGGAGCCCATTGGTGGCGATGAGGGGCGGATGTTCTGCATTGAATGCTTTCGAAGCAACTTATATGGAAAGTTTAGGCTGGCTGTCACCTCCCATGCCATGATTACTCCTACCGATAATGTCCTTGTTGCCTTCTCTGGCGGCCCTTCCTCCAGGTCTCCCTCTCACTCTTTTCAAAACTCTAAATTGATGGTTCATTTGGATGCAATTATTTCAAGAGAATGATTTggattttagtttttggtttcaATAACTTCCGATAAAGTTGAAAAAATGGCAAATTTTCTCTACTGATAAAATTCATTGGGTATAATTAAGCTTATTAATATGTGGATTACAAATGATTAGGTGTATTGGTGTTATTTCAGATCCATAACATACATGTTAAGTGTTTTCGTTGGAGCAAAATCTAATTCATACCAAGCACCAAACATTCAAATcccttgatttaaaaaaaaaaaaaaaaaaaaaaaaaaaaaaaaaaaatcttcaaatcCAAATGCAACCTTATgtaaatatgtttttattttattttatttcaggGTGGCTTTACAGTTTGTACATGAGTTGCAACACAAGTCCCTGAAGAACTTTGACGCAAGTAGAGATAGGTCGTTACCAGTGTTTGGTGTTGGAGTTGCTTTTATTGATGAAACAACCATTTCTTCACTTCCTTCTCACGATATCGACCGAGCAATTCAAGACATCAGATTGATCGTGTCCAATCTAGCCCCGCCAATAAAACAGTTGCATGTGGTTCCCATTGAAGACATCTATTCTGGTGATGGGACAAACAGATTGAAGAATTTGCTAGATGCTGTTAGTGATACCACTGGAAAAGAAGATCTTTTGCTACATTTACGGATGTTGTCCTTGCAAAAGGTTCATTCTAGatactcacaaaaaaaaagttcattatagacatttcaatttcaatacaAAGCATTtctccgaaaaaaaaaaaaaaaaaaattcaatataaagCATATAAGAAAGGTAAGAAAAATTGACTcatcatataattttttgtttgttttgtaggTTGCCTCTGAAAGTGGATACAACAAGATTGTACTAGGATTGTGCACATCGAGGATTGCTTGCCATGTGATTTCGGCGACAGTAAAGGTTTGCTTTTATATACTCTTCGATGTGTCATAATCACATTGGAGGCCAATTGATCACCTGTTTAACTTGGGGAACATGCATTCTTTTCACACAGTGGGTATATTACTACTGCAATTTAGCGTCATGTCCATTTGTGGGACGCAATTTTATGTTTCTCTTAGACATGGATTCCTAATATCCCATTGAAATTATTTCCAGAATTTCATATTGTCTAAGGTTGCTGTGGTGACCGACACCCTGTCAATCAACTTCAATTAAACATTTAGCAAAGAAAAACTCACCTTAAGAAGTGATGTATATTCGATACCTACTTTCCTAGAAAACAATATAATGCATCGTTTGACAACTTTTCAACTTGCTTATCAATCTGTCTGACCTTTATCAGGAATGCTGCatcattatattttaatttcatcCATTTTCTCTTAATCTGCTTTCTTTTCACATCAAATAtggcatgaaaaaaaaaggcaaaatttTTAGTAAGCACCAATAAAAATTTCAGCTCATTGAAAAATGCTGGTCAATGTTTGTTGGCACCTTGTGCTGTTATAAATTTATAGTTACTTTTTACCTCTCTTAACAGGGCCAAGGATATTCTTTGCCGGCAGATATACAATATGTTGATTCAAGGTGGGAGATACCAATAGTGCTTCCGCTCCGTGACTGTCTTGTGCAAGAGCTGAACATGCTTTGCCACCTTGATGGGTTTGTAATTCATGCTTTTGTCCATTCATCTTATAATCTTTTGTTCTATTACATGTAAAGAGCCTTG
The DNA window shown above is from Quercus lobata isolate SW786 chromosome 7, ValleyOak3.0 Primary Assembly, whole genome shotgun sequence and carries:
- the LOC115953317 gene encoding cytoplasmic tRNA 2-thiolation protein 2-like — protein: MACNPSNCQSNCYGNEEKAEVVVGEEYVSANQNQNLCIKCKTKEPIGGDEGRMFCIECFRSNLYGKFRLAVTSHAMITPTDNVLVAFSGGPSSRVALQFVHELQHKSLKNFDASRDRSLPVFGVGVAFIDETTISSLPSHDIDRAIQDIRLIVSNLAPPIKQLHVVPIEDIYSGDGTNRLKNLLDAVSDTTGKEDLLLHLRMLSLQKVASESGYNKIVLGLCTSRIACHVISATVKGQGYSLPADIQYVDSRWEIPIVLPLRDCLVQELNMLCHLDGLKTVGFKGPCSGINGLVSSFVRILQEENPSRECTIVRTAGKLTPFHFNRIPESDDSVIPLATRRRQKRYNLKPNESISSESFCPICNSPLNKSDMLRLSNLGSCQTSSDRFGAACCSSCRFQILPKDPSSIDHFYSLLPQPLVARAKHSSYDNLSLLREQIQDCLLSDSEDES